The genomic region AAGATGTGCTCGCTTTGATTGATAGAGAGTGGCGAGAATTTTTTTACGAAATGTTATATGAGCCAGTAGCCGGTCGAGGCGAAATATACATGGATGCTAGAATTGCCTCATTAGCTGAGAATGATCGAGATCTAGCGGCTGTGAGAAGATGCTCAAGGCTTGTCCGAAATATTTCTACGCAAGAACTCATTGTAGCAGGTGATTTGGGGGACAGAGGCCCTCGGATTGACCGAGTGATTGATTTTCTTCAACGACTGCCCAGGGTGTCCATGCTGTGGGGCAATCATGATGTATCTTGGATGGGAGCCTGTCTTGGGCATGAGGCATTGATAGCGAATGTCTTGAGAATATCGCTAAGGTATAGGCGTCTCTTTCAACTAGAAGAGGGCTACGGGTTATTGTTGCTTCCACTGGAACAGTTGGCTCAGAAAATATATGGGAATGATTCTGCAGAGAGATTCTTTTCTAAGGGTCATGGGATGCGTGATTCTTTATTGGTGGCTCGTATGCAGAAAGCAATTGCCATAATTCAATTTAAGCTAGAGGGGCAATTGACTCAGAAGTATCCAGAATGGGGGATGGAGGAGAGAAACCTCTTGCATCGCATCGACTATGAAAAAGGAACCGTTCAGATTGAAGGAAAAACTTATGAGCTTTTAGACACAGTTTTTCCCACAATTGATCCCCAAAATCCTTATGAACTCTCTGGGGATGAAAAATTATGCATGGATCGGCTCCGGCAAAGTTTTGTGCTTAGTAACAAGTTATGGCATCACATGTCTTGGATGGAGCGTATTGGTTCCATGTACACGGTCAGAGATGGTGTTGTCATTTTCCATGCCTGCATGCCTGTAGATGAAAATGGGGAATGGTTAAAACTTGAAATTGATGGGCAAGAGGTGGCAGGGCGAAAGATGTATGATGCGTTTGATACTATTATCAGGCGCGCTTTTCGAAAAGGAGCGAACAAGGCTGACGATGATATTGATTGGTTTTGGTACCTGTGGGCTGCCCCCGATTCCCCTCTATTTGGAAAAGACAAGATGACGACTTTTGAGGGTTATTTTGTTGCAGAAAAGGAAACACATATAGAGAAAAAGAATGCTTATTTTTCTTTGATACAGGAGTACCCATTTTGTTGTCGACTTGGCAGAGAAATGGGCGCTAGGGCTGAGGATGAAGTCCTCATTGTGAATGGCCATGTTCCCGTAAAAGTGGACGAAGGTGAGGAGCCGGTTAAACAAAGTGGCAATGCCGTGATTATAGACGGGGCGTTCTCAGAAGCTTATGGTGATAGAGGATACACACTAGTCATGGGGCCTCAAGAAATTACATTAGCTGAGCATCATCATTTTGAATCCATACACGACGTGATTAAAAACGATCGAGATGTTATCCCTAAAGTCATGACTATCCTGCCTTATGAAAAGAGGCGCTTAGTTGAAGATACTGAAGAAGGAGAGAAAATTAAAGAGCAAGTAGTTGCTCTTAAGCGTCTGGTATACGCCTATGATGAAGGATTAATTAGAGAAAAATCAGTGAAATGAAATATAAGGCTCAAGCTTGCATTTTCCTTGTCGAAATAGAAAATTGTTCGAGAAAAAGGCTTGGTCAGGAATATGTTGGGTAGTGTAAGATAATGAAGTCGGGAAGTAAGGTGCGTAGTAAATCAGTAGTCGGTCGTCGTTCGAAAAAACCAACAGATTCCGTTCTAAAGGACAAAAAAGTCCTTATTGTAGATGATGACGATGTTTGTTGTGTAGGACTCAAGAGAGTCTTGGCAGATTTAGGGATTCAAGCCAGCTCGGCAAATTCTGGGCGTCAGGGCCTTAAAGAGATCAAAAAAGGAACCTTTGACCTTGTTCTATTAGAC from Verrucomicrobiota bacterium harbors:
- a CDS encoding fructose-bisphosphatase class III yields the protein MMETKDWHELVFLENLAQQYPSRDAAILEIAALEAQLKLPKPVVHVISDIHGEYKKLRHVVNNGSGKLRPLIDELFSEERSEVERAELLATIYYPMELMDSLSHIMKGCDRRLQWVKKTLRAQIKLARYLARGLRNKDVLALIDREWREFFYEMLYEPVAGRGEIYMDARIASLAENDRDLAAVRRCSRLVRNISTQELIVAGDLGDRGPRIDRVIDFLQRLPRVSMLWGNHDVSWMGACLGHEALIANVLRISLRYRRLFQLEEGYGLLLLPLEQLAQKIYGNDSAERFFSKGHGMRDSLLVARMQKAIAIIQFKLEGQLTQKYPEWGMEERNLLHRIDYEKGTVQIEGKTYELLDTVFPTIDPQNPYELSGDEKLCMDRLRQSFVLSNKLWHHMSWMERIGSMYTVRDGVVIFHACMPVDENGEWLKLEIDGQEVAGRKMYDAFDTIIRRAFRKGANKADDDIDWFWYLWAAPDSPLFGKDKMTTFEGYFVAEKETHIEKKNAYFSLIQEYPFCCRLGREMGARAEDEVLIVNGHVPVKVDEGEEPVKQSGNAVIIDGAFSEAYGDRGYTLVMGPQEITLAEHHHFESIHDVIKNDRDVIPKVMTILPYEKRRLVEDTEEGEKIKEQVVALKRLVYAYDEGLIREKSVK